A genomic segment from Thermococcus sp. LS1 encodes:
- the map gene encoding type II methionyl aminopeptidase — MDEREAFIKAGEIARQVKKEVINLIKPGAKLYDIAEFVERRIIELGGKPAFPCNLSINEIAAHYTPYKGDETVLKEGDYLKVDIGVHVDGYIADTALTFRVGMEEDDLMTAAREALENAISVIRAGIKINEIGKAVEETIRGYGFNPIVNLSGHKIERYKLHAGISIPNIYRPADSYVLKEGDVIAIEPFATTGAGQVIEVPPALIFMYLRDRPVRMVQARRVLMHIKREYNGLPFAYRWLQGFMPEGQLKLALAQLDRVGAIYSYPILREVRGGLVAQFEHTVIVEKDGAYITT, encoded by the coding sequence GTGGATGAAAGGGAGGCCTTCATAAAGGCTGGAGAGATAGCCAGACAGGTCAAAAAAGAGGTAATCAACCTCATAAAGCCCGGGGCAAAGCTCTATGACATAGCCGAGTTCGTGGAGAGGAGAATAATCGAGCTCGGCGGAAAGCCTGCATTTCCATGCAACCTTTCGATAAACGAGATAGCAGCACACTACACGCCCTACAAGGGCGACGAGACTGTTCTGAAGGAGGGAGACTACCTGAAGGTTGACATTGGAGTCCACGTTGATGGTTATATAGCCGACACCGCCCTGACCTTCCGGGTCGGAATGGAAGAGGACGACCTAATGACGGCTGCGAGGGAGGCTCTCGAGAACGCTATAAGCGTCATCCGCGCTGGAATCAAGATAAACGAGATTGGAAAGGCCGTAGAAGAAACCATTAGAGGATACGGCTTCAATCCAATAGTGAACCTCAGCGGCCACAAGATAGAGAGATATAAACTTCACGCTGGCATTTCAATCCCCAACATCTACCGTCCAGCGGATAGCTACGTACTGAAAGAGGGCGACGTGATAGCGATAGAGCCCTTCGCTACAACTGGGGCCGGACAGGTCATCGAGGTTCCGCCGGCACTGATTTTCATGTACCTCAGAGACAGGCCAGTGCGGATGGTTCAGGCAAGAAGAGTGCTCATGCACATAAAGAGGGAGTACAATGGTCTTCCCTTCGCATACCGGTGGCTCCAAGGGTTTATGCCCGAAGGCCAGCTCAAGTTAGCCCTAGCCCAGCTCGATAGAGTGGGGGCGATATACAGCTACCCGATACTGAGGGAAGTCCGCGGCGGTCTCGTTGCTCAGTTCGAGCACACTGTCATAGTCGAGAAGGACGGGGCTTACATAACCACCTAA
- a CDS encoding TrkH family potassium uptake protein produces the protein MLELGKYINVSDDLFVVKNLIGAILQGVGLAYLFPILLAWFYPDEIDYVIYFAIPGVFSILFGAWLARHMGKIEDVNLRQAMVSAAFTWLFASFISVVPFMAIGGMSFVDSYFESMSAWTGTGLTMMSNLESYPHILLFWRSWMQWLGGIGIVLVALTILIRPGVAAARLYRAEARSERILPNLVNTSKVIFEIYFVLTLVGVYLYYLNGMPLFDAVIHSMTGLGTGGMSSHDLSIGYFNSTAIEAVTIFLMIMGAVNFTVHYRVFRDKHLKPFFEDVQVRYMFVFLFPTIAIMAFSLTQIGDTIGDAIRQAVFHAVSAITCTGFGIADLSKYPELAKFMIGILMVIGGGAGSTAGGIKLIRVTLMYESLKWTIQGAILPRGAIIKRKVGNYIFSDDDVQEVMSFTMTYFAFLLIGTVYTMVRLGTSLVDSFFEVASAQGNVGLSVGITSPSLPVDMKILLILHMWIGRLEIFSTLVFIISVFFLAPRVVGKR, from the coding sequence ATGCTCGAGCTTGGCAAGTACATCAATGTATCAGACGATCTCTTCGTAGTCAAAAACCTGATAGGTGCAATCCTCCAGGGCGTCGGTCTCGCCTATCTCTTCCCGATACTGCTGGCCTGGTTTTATCCCGATGAAATCGACTACGTAATCTACTTTGCAATCCCTGGGGTATTTAGTATCCTCTTTGGTGCATGGCTCGCGAGGCACATGGGGAAGATTGAGGATGTCAATTTGAGGCAGGCAATGGTCTCAGCAGCTTTTACATGGCTCTTTGCGTCTTTCATAAGCGTCGTCCCCTTCATGGCTATTGGGGGAATGTCGTTCGTTGATTCTTACTTCGAGAGCATGTCTGCTTGGACTGGTACTGGACTCACCATGATGAGCAACCTCGAGAGCTATCCCCACATTCTCCTCTTCTGGCGCTCATGGATGCAGTGGTTGGGTGGAATCGGTATCGTCCTTGTCGCCCTTACTATACTCATCCGCCCGGGTGTCGCGGCGGCGAGGCTTTACAGAGCCGAAGCGAGGAGCGAGAGAATCCTGCCGAATCTCGTCAATACCTCGAAGGTTATCTTCGAGATCTACTTCGTTCTCACCCTGGTGGGCGTCTACCTCTACTATCTCAACGGCATGCCGCTTTTTGATGCCGTCATACACTCCATGACGGGCCTTGGCACGGGTGGTATGAGCAGCCACGACCTGAGCATAGGTTACTTCAACAGCACCGCAATAGAGGCAGTAACGATTTTCCTTATGATAATGGGTGCCGTTAACTTCACGGTTCACTACAGGGTCTTTCGGGACAAACACCTGAAGCCCTTCTTTGAGGACGTTCAGGTTCGCTACATGTTCGTGTTCCTCTTCCCGACAATAGCGATAATGGCCTTCAGCCTCACCCAGATCGGCGATACCATTGGCGATGCCATCAGACAGGCGGTCTTCCATGCGGTTTCTGCCATAACCTGTACCGGATTCGGGATAGCGGATCTCAGCAAATATCCCGAGCTGGCCAAGTTCATGATAGGGATACTCATGGTCATAGGAGGCGGTGCTGGAAGCACTGCGGGCGGTATAAAGCTCATCCGAGTCACGCTGATGTACGAAAGCCTCAAGTGGACTATTCAGGGTGCAATACTGCCCAGGGGTGCAATAATTAAGAGAAAGGTTGGGAACTACATATTCAGCGACGATGATGTTCAGGAGGTTATGAGCTTCACCATGACGTACTTTGCGTTCCTTCTCATAGGAACTGTCTACACTATGGTTCGCCTTGGGACGAGCCTCGTTGATTCTTTCTTTGAGGTGGCTTCTGCCCAAGGAAACGTCGGTCTCAGTGTGGGCATCACGTCCCCGAGTCTCCCTGTTGACATGAAGATTCTCCTTATCCTCCACATGTGGATAGGCAGGCTGGAGATATTCTCAACGCTGGTGTTCATAATAAGCGTCTTCTTCCTCGCCCCCAGGGTGGTGGGCAAGAGATGA
- the glmU gene encoding bifunctional sugar-1-phosphate nucleotidylyltransferase/acetyltransferase, whose protein sequence is MKAVVLAAGKGERLRPLTDDRPKVVLKVANRPIIEYVLENLDPFVDEFILIVRYQKEKLIEALGDEFNGKPITYVDQLEGEGTAKAIESAKDYIEGEEFIVANGDIYFEIDGIKELIQAFKKEKADAALLVKEFEDLSHFGKIEVDGNLVKAVLEKPGKVSGYANLGVYIFKPDVFEFISKTPLSKRGEYEITDTLNLMIKAGKKVTYAAYSGYWNDVGRPWNLLELNEYLLKNKLKHEIRGIVEEGATLVPPVEIGEGTVVRSGAYIIGPVKIGRNSRIGPNCFIRPYTSIGEGCHIGNAVEVKNSIIMDHSNAPHLNYVGDSIIGENTNLGAGTITANLRHDKGNIKVEIKGKLEDSGRRKLGAIIGHNVKVGINVTIYPGRKIGSNSFVGPGVVVDKNIPSNSLVVVKQEKMVMER, encoded by the coding sequence TTGAAGGCTGTAGTGCTCGCCGCTGGAAAAGGTGAAAGGCTGAGGCCTCTCACAGACGACAGGCCGAAGGTTGTCCTCAAGGTTGCCAACAGGCCGATAATCGAGTACGTTCTCGAAAACCTCGACCCGTTTGTGGACGAGTTCATCCTGATAGTCAGATACCAGAAAGAGAAGCTGATTGAAGCCCTCGGAGACGAGTTCAACGGAAAGCCGATAACCTACGTTGACCAGCTTGAAGGGGAGGGAACTGCCAAGGCTATAGAGTCGGCTAAGGATTATATTGAAGGAGAAGAGTTCATAGTTGCCAACGGTGACATCTACTTTGAGATAGATGGCATTAAGGAGCTCATCCAGGCCTTCAAGAAGGAAAAGGCAGATGCCGCGTTACTGGTTAAAGAGTTTGAGGATCTGAGTCACTTCGGAAAGATAGAGGTAGATGGAAACCTCGTCAAGGCTGTGCTGGAAAAGCCCGGAAAGGTCTCCGGATACGCGAATCTCGGCGTCTATATCTTCAAACCCGATGTTTTTGAATTCATCTCAAAAACGCCCCTGAGCAAGCGCGGGGAGTACGAGATAACCGACACGCTGAACCTTATGATAAAAGCCGGAAAAAAGGTAACCTACGCGGCCTATTCCGGCTACTGGAACGACGTTGGAAGACCGTGGAACCTCCTCGAGCTCAACGAGTACCTCCTAAAGAATAAGCTGAAGCACGAGATTAGGGGCATAGTGGAGGAAGGTGCGACTCTCGTTCCCCCTGTTGAGATTGGTGAGGGGACCGTCGTTAGGAGCGGTGCCTATATCATCGGCCCCGTGAAGATTGGAAGGAACTCCCGTATTGGCCCTAACTGCTTCATAAGGCCATACACAAGCATTGGTGAGGGCTGTCACATTGGAAACGCCGTCGAAGTGAAAAATTCCATAATCATGGACCACAGCAACGCTCCCCACCTCAACTATGTGGGGGACTCGATAATAGGGGAAAACACAAACCTTGGCGCTGGAACGATCACCGCAAACCTCAGACACGACAAGGGCAACATAAAGGTCGAGATAAAGGGCAAACTCGAGGACTCTGGAAGGAGAAAGCTTGGGGCGATAATAGGCCACAACGTCAAGGTGGGCATAAACGTGACCATCTACCCTGGCAGGAAGATAGGCAGCAACTCCTTCGTCGGACCGGGGGTTGTTGTGGATAAAAACATACCAAGCAACAGCCTTGTGGTAGTGAAGCAAGAAAAGATGGTGATGGAAAGATGA
- a CDS encoding gamma carbonic anhydrase family protein, translated as MAIYEFEGKKPKIHETAFIDETASVIGDVVLEAKTSVWPSAVLRGDIEQIYVGEGSNIQDNVSIHTSHGQPTIIGKYVTIGHNAVVHGAEVGDYTIIGMSAVILDGAKIGKHVVIGAGALVPPGKEIPDYSLVVGVPGKVVRQLSEEEIEWTKKNAEIYIELAEKHLKSRKKIE; from the coding sequence ATGGCGATTTACGAGTTCGAGGGGAAGAAGCCTAAAATTCACGAGACCGCTTTCATCGATGAGACTGCCTCGGTCATAGGAGACGTTGTCCTCGAGGCGAAGACGAGCGTCTGGCCATCTGCAGTTCTGAGGGGAGACATAGAGCAGATTTACGTTGGAGAGGGCTCCAACATACAGGACAACGTTAGCATACACACCTCTCACGGCCAGCCGACGATCATAGGAAAATACGTTACCATCGGACACAACGCCGTCGTCCACGGGGCGGAGGTAGGCGACTACACCATCATAGGTATGAGCGCGGTTATCCTTGACGGCGCCAAGATAGGCAAGCACGTCGTCATAGGCGCGGGTGCCCTTGTCCCGCCGGGCAAGGAGATACCGGACTACAGCCTCGTCGTCGGCGTTCCAGGAAAGGTCGTCAGGCAGCTCAGCGAGGAAGAGATTGAGTGGACCAAGAAGAACGCTGAGATTTATATAGAGCTCGCCGAAAAGCACTTGAAGAGCAGGAAGAAGATTGAGTGA
- a CDS encoding archaemetzincin family Zn-dependent metalloprotease — MILIVPIGTVDGMATEEIAKFVGSYYSRFGLTVEISDAIPSEPFLKAYNSSRGQFLGRAFLMTLSELGRMKNARAVLGITSLDLYEEGLNFIFGLANSRLGAAVISTFRLRPEFYGELPNERLFVERAIKEAMHELGHVFGLSHCPNRECVMHFSNSIIDTDVKGPLYCPTCLRKLERNLGVRR; from the coding sequence GTGATACTCATCGTGCCCATAGGCACCGTTGATGGGATGGCGACCGAGGAGATAGCGAAGTTCGTAGGCTCGTATTATTCACGTTTCGGCCTCACTGTTGAGATATCCGACGCTATCCCCTCCGAACCGTTTTTGAAGGCATACAACTCCTCAAGGGGGCAGTTCCTTGGGAGAGCTTTTCTGATGACACTCTCGGAGCTCGGAAGGATGAAAAATGCAAGAGCAGTCCTCGGGATTACATCACTCGACCTCTATGAGGAGGGCTTGAACTTCATCTTCGGTCTGGCCAATTCGAGGCTTGGGGCGGCGGTTATCTCCACCTTCCGTCTCAGGCCGGAGTTCTACGGGGAGCTACCTAACGAGAGGCTCTTCGTTGAACGAGCTATCAAAGAGGCCATGCACGAGCTCGGGCACGTCTTCGGTCTTTCCCACTGTCCGAACAGAGAATGCGTCATGCATTTCTCAAACTCGATTATTGATACAGACGTTAAGGGGCCGCTCTACTGCCCCACCTGCCTGAGGAAGCTTGAGAGGAACTTGGGGGTTAGAAGATGA
- a CDS encoding DUF835 domain-containing protein — translation MAYKTYQTKEKGWALLSSAFFINALDVESYIFDPLGIELSAEAYRIVSKIPNFFIATLLIWGAIHLKYETTKLKHVVYLSVFLVASYVWLLLLATDILGNNFILGSLFPSFAYGGALIYFGLVLRRYEISDHGIDALFPWGLILLGALNLTYPFTRNLDWFIPIGFSLGALFRVMAAAGAIKFVFNPFFRAGVLSSNQDTPSGAFLYYKKENVSEKFGKWESKPGLVMITREDVNRLKQRIAPDATVFWITRAKEGRLHDSPAIYAISPTKIDILMDLIAKALQGGYHIIYIDTIEYLILENGFENVFKFLLNIKDRVLTKGGTMILVVDPNALETFQRKMLEREFSGD, via the coding sequence GTGGCGTACAAGACGTATCAAACTAAGGAAAAGGGCTGGGCGCTGTTGAGTTCTGCCTTTTTCATTAATGCCCTCGATGTTGAGAGCTACATCTTTGACCCTCTCGGTATTGAACTAAGCGCTGAGGCCTACAGAATTGTCTCCAAAATCCCCAACTTCTTCATAGCGACTCTACTTATCTGGGGAGCGATTCATTTAAAGTACGAGACGACCAAGTTAAAGCACGTCGTGTATCTCTCGGTGTTTTTGGTTGCTTCGTATGTGTGGTTGCTTCTCTTAGCCACCGATATCTTGGGGAATAACTTTATCTTGGGCTCTCTCTTTCCGTCCTTTGCCTACGGAGGGGCCCTCATATACTTCGGCTTGGTGCTGAGGCGCTATGAGATTTCAGACCATGGAATAGATGCGCTGTTTCCATGGGGCCTGATACTTCTTGGAGCTCTGAACCTCACGTATCCGTTTACCCGGAATCTCGATTGGTTCATTCCGATAGGGTTTTCCCTTGGCGCTCTCTTCAGAGTCATGGCCGCTGCAGGAGCGATTAAATTTGTTTTTAACCCCTTCTTCCGTGCTGGAGTTCTAAGTAGTAACCAAGATACCCCTTCGGGGGCTTTCCTTTATTATAAAAAAGAGAACGTCTCCGAGAAGTTCGGCAAATGGGAAAGCAAGCCTGGGCTGGTAATGATAACACGCGAGGATGTCAACAGGCTCAAACAGCGGATAGCTCCTGACGCCACAGTATTCTGGATCACAAGGGCCAAAGAAGGCAGGCTACATGACTCTCCTGCGATCTACGCCATAAGCCCGACTAAAATAGACATACTCATGGATCTCATAGCCAAGGCATTGCAAGGAGGTTACCATATCATCTATATAGACACCATCGAGTATCTCATCCTGGAGAATGGCTTTGAAAACGTCTTTAAGTTTCTCCTGAACATAAAAGACAGAGTGCTGACCAAAGGGGGGACAATGATACTGGTAGTGGATCCTAATGCCCTGGAAACGTTCCAAAGAAAAATGCTGGAAAGAGAATTTTCGGGGGATTGA
- a CDS encoding lysyl aminopeptidase: MVNIELLKKVVEAPGVSGYEFLGIRDVVIETLKDYVDEIYVDKLGNVIAHKKGNGPKIMIAAHMDKIGVMVNHIDKEGYLHVVPVGGVDPRTLVAQRIRFFTEKGERFGVVGHIPPHLQKPEDRKKAANWDTIVVDVGAEGKEEAEEMGFKVGTIGEFAPAFTQLNENRIATPYLDDRVCLYAMIETARAVENHEADIYFVASVQEEVGLRGARVASYAIDPEIGIAMDVTFAKQVGDKGKIVPKLGGGPVMDVGPNINPKIRAFADEIAKKYEIPLQVEASPRPTGTDANIMQINREGVATAVLSIPIRYMHSQVETADLRDIDLTVKLAKYMLEELRPMDLTP; the protein is encoded by the coding sequence ATGGTGAACATTGAACTTTTGAAGAAGGTCGTCGAAGCTCCAGGTGTTTCCGGTTACGAATTTCTCGGAATAAGAGATGTTGTTATTGAGACTCTGAAGGACTACGTCGATGAAATCTACGTCGACAAGCTCGGCAACGTTATAGCCCACAAGAAGGGTAATGGACCAAAGATAATGATCGCCGCCCACATGGACAAGATAGGCGTCATGGTAAACCACATCGACAAGGAAGGCTACCTCCACGTCGTCCCCGTTGGCGGTGTTGACCCGAGGACTCTGGTTGCCCAAAGGATTCGCTTCTTTACTGAGAAGGGCGAGCGCTTTGGAGTGGTCGGCCACATACCGCCGCATCTCCAGAAGCCCGAAGACAGGAAGAAGGCGGCAAACTGGGACACCATCGTTGTGGACGTCGGTGCCGAGGGCAAGGAAGAGGCCGAAGAAATGGGCTTCAAGGTTGGAACCATCGGCGAGTTTGCCCCAGCTTTTACCCAGCTCAACGAGAACAGAATTGCAACCCCCTACCTCGACGACCGTGTCTGTCTTTACGCGATGATTGAGACTGCCAGAGCCGTTGAGAATCATGAGGCTGACATATACTTCGTGGCCAGCGTTCAGGAGGAGGTCGGCCTCAGGGGTGCGAGGGTTGCCAGCTACGCCATCGACCCGGAGATAGGTATCGCCATGGACGTCACCTTCGCCAAGCAGGTCGGCGACAAGGGCAAGATAGTTCCCAAGCTCGGCGGCGGTCCAGTTATGGACGTTGGGCCAAATATCAACCCCAAGATAAGGGCCTTCGCCGATGAGATTGCCAAGAAGTACGAGATACCGCTCCAGGTCGAAGCTTCACCAAGGCCAACCGGAACGGACGCCAACATAATGCAGATAAACCGCGAGGGCGTCGCAACTGCCGTTCTGAGCATACCGATAAGGTACATGCACAGCCAGGTCGAGACCGCTGACCTTAGGGACATCGATCTCACGGTAAAGCTCGCCAAGTACATGCTTGAGGAGCTCAGACCAATGGACCTCACTCCATGA
- a CDS encoding CBS domain-containing protein, with translation MVGILVQEVMTDKFQKIDINAPLSEAIGIFEKEDPDLILVFDGNVYKGVLTQDLIIHSHLKWDPTKAKVKDVYKTAPVIKPNEDLSKAAKLMIEIDLRSLPVGESKAEIIGVISDLMLLDRIAKEEFGKRKVEEFMTKDVITLRPDDTVAKALATMRDHAISRIPLVNEEGRLEGLVTLHDLIVRFIKPRFKAQTGELVGEKIPPFSIQLREVMIRGVITILPDATVQEAVATMIDNNIDGLIIVDENERVKGILTIKDLLLPISRMVEKEARFYLQLGGDAALLSDFTRERIIEDIKRFVDGYEDLLGNEGIIYLHIRRFSEKFRGVYLYQARMRVVTDKGIFIATGETWGAIQAVHDALRTIERQLLQKAELEKDTHYYKRFLEKMGLD, from the coding sequence ATGGTCGGTATTCTTGTGCAGGAGGTTATGACCGACAAGTTCCAGAAGATAGACATCAACGCCCCGCTTTCTGAGGCGATTGGCATCTTTGAGAAGGAAGACCCTGACCTTATTCTGGTCTTCGACGGAAACGTGTACAAGGGTGTTCTGACCCAGGACCTTATTATACACTCCCACCTCAAGTGGGACCCAACCAAAGCCAAGGTTAAGGACGTTTATAAGACCGCTCCAGTTATCAAACCGAACGAGGATCTAAGCAAGGCCGCCAAACTTATGATTGAGATTGACCTGCGCTCCCTCCCGGTTGGGGAGAGCAAAGCTGAAATAATCGGAGTCATAAGCGATTTAATGCTCTTGGACAGGATCGCTAAGGAAGAGTTCGGAAAGAGAAAGGTAGAGGAGTTTATGACGAAGGACGTCATCACCCTCAGACCGGACGACACGGTTGCCAAAGCCCTAGCGACGATGCGCGACCACGCCATCTCGAGGATTCCCCTCGTCAATGAAGAGGGCAGGCTTGAGGGCCTCGTTACGCTCCACGACCTCATAGTCAGGTTTATAAAGCCGCGCTTCAAGGCTCAGACCGGTGAACTCGTCGGCGAGAAGATACCGCCCTTCTCAATCCAGCTCAGGGAGGTCATGATAAGGGGCGTCATTACCATACTGCCCGATGCCACTGTCCAAGAAGCCGTTGCAACGATGATAGACAACAACATCGATGGCCTTATCATTGTAGATGAGAACGAGAGAGTTAAAGGCATCCTTACCATCAAGGATCTGCTCCTGCCAATTTCAAGGATGGTCGAGAAGGAGGCGAGATTCTACCTCCAGCTCGGAGGAGACGCCGCCCTACTGAGCGACTTCACCAGGGAGAGGATTATAGAGGACATCAAGCGCTTCGTGGACGGCTATGAAGACCTGCTCGGCAACGAGGGCATAATATACCTCCACATCCGGCGCTTCAGCGAGAAGTTCAGGGGTGTCTACCTTTACCAGGCAAGGATGAGAGTGGTCACTGACAAAGGCATCTTCATTGCAACCGGAGAAACCTGGGGAGCGATACAGGCTGTTCACGACGCTCTGAGGACGATAGAGCGGCAGCTCCTCCAGAAGGCCGAGCTCGAGAAGGACACCCACTACTACAAGCGCTTCCTTGAAAAGATGGGACTGGATTAA
- a CDS encoding DUF86 domain-containing protein yields MWDVDVEYIVESIELIKGAMPDSLEEFKSMGLAKDGIYKRLEFAIQALLDSLSGLGRKRGIIALSYSDLIKSLEEKGILPKETAEKAEFLAQLREVLIYDYDLMNDEIAFRNMEEYIEYVEELLRFLRGVEG; encoded by the coding sequence GTGTGGGACGTGGACGTTGAATACATCGTCGAGAGCATCGAGCTGATAAAGGGAGCAATGCCGGATTCCCTTGAGGAGTTCAAGTCAATGGGCCTAGCAAAGGATGGAATATACAAGAGGCTCGAGTTCGCCATACAGGCCCTCCTTGACAGCCTCTCGGGGCTCGGTCGGAAAAGGGGAATAATAGCCCTTTCGTACTCCGATCTTATCAAGTCCCTCGAAGAGAAGGGAATACTGCCAAAAGAGACTGCCGAAAAAGCAGAATTCCTCGCCCAGCTGAGGGAGGTACTCATCTACGATTATGACCTCATGAACGATGAGATAGCCTTCAGGAACATGGAGGAATACATCGAGTACGTTGAGGAGCTCCTCAGATTCCTTAGGGGTGTTGAGGGGTGA
- the cyaB gene encoding class IV adenylate cyclase yields MIEIEVKGYADDEVFERVRENFKLIRREYHEDTYFQHPCRDFAETDEALRIRIRRFNGHFEAFMTYKGPKIDTNSKTRKEIEVPLSDPDKHTEILESLGFKEVLTIEKTREKYYVDKGIVIALDEVEGLGKFIEIEALAESEDVVEETVRILRGILTSLGVKKFERRSYLELMLEKEVDHGEAG; encoded by the coding sequence ATGATAGAGATTGAGGTTAAGGGCTATGCAGACGACGAAGTGTTTGAGAGGGTGAGAGAGAACTTCAAGCTGATAAGAAGGGAGTACCACGAGGACACCTACTTCCAGCACCCCTGTCGGGACTTTGCCGAGACGGACGAAGCTTTAAGGATCAGGATAAGACGCTTCAATGGGCACTTTGAGGCCTTTATGACCTACAAAGGGCCAAAAATCGATACCAATTCGAAGACGAGAAAGGAGATAGAGGTCCCCCTGAGCGATCCGGACAAGCATACGGAAATCCTTGAGAGCCTAGGCTTCAAAGAGGTGCTAACCATCGAGAAAACCAGGGAGAAGTACTACGTCGATAAGGGCATTGTCATAGCACTCGACGAGGTTGAAGGCCTCGGAAAGTTCATCGAGATAGAGGCGCTGGCTGAGAGCGAGGATGTCGTGGAGGAGACCGTTAGGATACTGAGGGGGATACTGACCTCCCTCGGGGTCAAGAAGTTCGAGAGGCGCTCCTACCTTGAGCTAATGCTTGAGAAGGAGGTGGACCATGGGGAAGCTGGATGA
- a CDS encoding energy-coupling factor ABC transporter ATP-binding protein — protein MNVITVENLSFRYRRAKEYSLKDVTFEVKRGELLGILGPSGSGKSTLCLTLNGIIPHSIRGDFSGEVIVRDPGTGEEYNTIETPVAKLSTIVGLVLQNPESQLFSMTVEEEIAFGLENLGLDRNEIMRRLRWALEVSGLKGLESEFPPNLSGGQKQRLAIAAVLAMKPSVLVLDEPTSQLDPVGRNEVLGLVSLLRKEYGITVVLVEHHTDYILRFADRIIVMDNGSIVLEGKPREIAEEAETLRRLGINLPPSLEISYELRKRGLISRLALTEKELLSGIRSL, from the coding sequence ATGAACGTGATAACCGTTGAGAATCTCAGCTTCAGGTACAGAAGAGCAAAGGAGTATTCCCTGAAGGATGTTACATTTGAAGTCAAGAGGGGTGAGCTCCTTGGAATACTCGGCCCGAGCGGGAGCGGAAAGTCGACGCTCTGTCTGACGCTTAACGGTATAATTCCCCACTCGATAAGGGGTGACTTTTCTGGGGAAGTCATCGTTCGAGATCCTGGAACAGGAGAGGAGTACAACACCATAGAAACCCCAGTTGCGAAGCTCTCAACTATTGTCGGACTCGTTCTCCAGAACCCCGAGAGCCAGCTCTTCAGCATGACAGTCGAGGAGGAGATAGCATTTGGCCTGGAAAATCTCGGCTTGGATCGGAACGAGATAATGAGGCGCCTTCGCTGGGCGCTTGAGGTTTCTGGCCTTAAAGGTCTTGAGAGCGAGTTCCCTCCAAACCTGAGCGGCGGCCAGAAACAGCGCTTGGCGATAGCGGCCGTCCTAGCAATGAAGCCCTCAGTCCTGGTTCTCGATGAGCCAACCTCCCAGCTTGATCCCGTGGGGAGAAATGAGGTTTTGGGGCTCGTTTCACTCCTCAGGAAGGAGTATGGAATTACAGTCGTCTTGGTGGAGCATCATACGGATTACATACTCCGCTTCGCAGACAGGATAATCGTCATGGATAACGGATCGATAGTACTCGAAGGAAAGCCCCGGGAGATAGCGGAGGAAGCCGAAACTCTCAGGAGACTCGGTATAAATCTTCCCCCAAGCCTTGAGATATCTTACGAACTTAGAAAGAGGGGTTTAATAAGCCGGCTGGCCCTCACTGAGAAGGAGCTTCTCTCCGGGATAAGATCTCTCTGA
- the hjc gene encoding Holliday junction resolvase Hjc, giving the protein MRYRRGASAERELIKMLEKAGFAVVRSAGSKKVDIIAGNGKLYLCIEVKSTHDEKLYFSREDYEKLISFAERFGGKPIIAVKFINNGWRFFYPENLESGGKNYKVSLQTPNYLTFDEVVGKQKSLEGVIKGEA; this is encoded by the coding sequence ATGAGATACAGAAGAGGCGCGAGCGCCGAGAGGGAGCTCATAAAGATGCTCGAGAAGGCCGGCTTCGCGGTCGTTCGCTCGGCTGGAAGCAAGAAGGTCGATATCATAGCCGGCAACGGAAAGCTCTACCTCTGCATAGAGGTGAAGAGCACCCACGACGAGAAGCTCTACTTCAGCAGGGAAGACTACGAGAAGCTCATTTCCTTTGCGGAGAGGTTTGGAGGAAAACCTATAATTGCGGTCAAGTTCATAAACAACGGTTGGCGCTTCTTCTACCCGGAGAACCTGGAGAGCGGCGGCAAAAACTATAAGGTTAGCCTGCAAACACCAAACTATCTAACCTTTGATGAAGTTGTTGGAAAGCAGAAGTCCCTCGAAGGGGTGATAAAGGGTGAAGCTTAG